A part of Ptychodera flava strain L36383 chromosome 11, AS_Pfla_20210202, whole genome shotgun sequence genomic DNA contains:
- the LOC139144032 gene encoding uncharacterized protein, whose protein sequence is MIQYRPTSEIWIKLGGDKGQGTLRMVYQVANISNPNVADNTVIWSTFAAPDSYYNLEIALAVNRGQVDKLDGTKWKDKTLLARMMGDYEYLAKSYGLSGPNGKYFCVCCVISKEQAQLLKDEQLLSSMKMMISENVTVNFFQLVET, encoded by the exons ATGATACAATACCGtcctaccagtgaaatttgGATAAAGTTAGGTGGGGACAAGGGTCAGGGAACCCTGAGAATGGTTTACCAAGTTGCTAACATCAGCAATCCAAATGTAGCAGATAATACAGTGATTTGGAGTACATTTGCAGCACCTGATTCCTATTACAATTTAGAAATAGCTTTAGCTGTTAACAGAGGTCAGGTAGACAAACTGGATGGCACAAAGTGGAA ggaCAAGACACTATTAGCACGGATGATGGGAGATTATGAGTATCTGGCCAAGAGTTATGGATTGTCTGGACCAAATG ggaAATATTTTTGCGTATGCTGTGTGATCAGCAAGGAACAAGCACAGTTGCTGAAGGATGAACAACTATTGTCATCAATGAAGAtgatgatatcagaaaatgtcacagtgaatttctttcaactgGTGGAAACCTAA